The Pempheris klunzingeri isolate RE-2024b chromosome 1, fPemKlu1.hap1, whole genome shotgun sequence genome includes a region encoding these proteins:
- the pop4 gene encoding ribonuclease P protein subunit p29 isoform X1, whose protein sequence is MSCIHTCFKHAWGCFSSVQELKKALSVVVFSSGSPQNANMDEELVRAKIPRDLVKVLGVESQTSSKAQAFTQAFLKKSLQQHARYDLTNMLSHKAVILGYARPKKDKSKRNRKKAKGLNASQKRAMKIFHIRPEHQRYELFLPLHDLWRQYIIDLCGGLKPTSSPQFVQQKLLKADFHGAIITVVRSKCPSYVGATGILVQEFKHVFKIITKEDKLKVIPKRNSVFAVEINGFISHIYGSKFEQRASERSAKKFKVRGTIDL, encoded by the exons ATGAGTTGTATTCACACCTGCTTTAAACACGCGTGGGGTTGTTTTTCTTCCGTACAGGAGCTGAAGAAGGCGCTCAGCGTGGTGGTGTTTTCCTCTGGAAGTCCGCAAAACGCGAACATGGACG AAGAACTTGTTCGAGCCAAGATTCCCCGTGATCTGGTGAAGGTTCTTGGTGTTGAG TCTCAGACCAGCTCCAAGGCACAGGCCTTCACCCAGGCCTTCCTGAAGAAGAGCCTTCAGCAGCACGCGCGATACGATCTGACCAACATGTTGAGTCACAAAGCTGTGATCCTGGGCTACGCCCGGCCCAAGAAGGACAAGTCAAAGAGAAACCGCAAGAAAGCCAAAGGACTGAACGCTTCGCAGAAGAGGGCAATGAAGATCTTCCACATCAGGCCTGAGCACCAGAG GTACGAGCTTTTCCTGCCTCTGCATGACCTCTGGAGACAGTACATTATTGACCTGTGCGGCGGATTGAAACCAACAAG CAGTCCCCAGTTTGTGCAGCAGAAGCTTCTGAAGGCAGACTTCCATGGTGCCATCATCACAG tggtcCGCTCTAAATGCCCATCATACGTGGGGGCCACAGGGATTCTAGTCCAAGAGTTCAAACACGTCTTCAAAATCATCACCAAAGAAGACAAACTGAAAG TGATCCCTAAGAGGAACAGCGTGTTTGCAGTGGAGATCAACGGCTTCATCTCCCACATCTATGGCAGCAAGTTTGAGCAGCGAGCCAGTGAACGCTCGGCCAAGAAGTTTAAAGTGAGAGGAACCATCGATTTGTGA
- the plekhf1 gene encoding pleckstrin homology domain-containing family F member 1, producing the protein MMNQLTFAEENRERIHAVENSFGPSGKPLSQPDRVLMGEGRLMKQSRRGPQPKVFFLFNDVLVYGSIIVNGRWYKKQQIIPLEDIQLEDLEDGMRMRNQWLIRTPRKSFYVAAASYEEKQAWIQHIQDCQSSLLQSGSRSPGSTFAATWIPDQASAICMRCSNRFSVAHRRHHCRKCGFVVCGACSKKRAVIRHIHPTKRVRVCTTCHSGLSRTEAEAQETPRLRGNSTEKIGWDEDDVEESSEEEEAEEQMEDHDPRRWMDSKMDSWSPYVYLKPEHVRPPNVST; encoded by the exons ATGATGAACCAGCTAACGTTTGCTGAGGAGAACCGGGAGAGGATCCATGCCGTTGAGAACTCATTTGGGCCGTCGGGGAAGCCTCTGTCCCAGCCGGATCGGGTTCTGATGGGGGAGGGCCGGCTGATGAAGCAGAGCCGCCGGGGGCCACAACCCAaagtcttcttcctcttcaacGATGTGCTGGTGTACGGCAGCATAATTGTAAACGGCCGTTGGTACAAGAAACAGCAGATCATCCCTTTGG agGACATCCAGTTAGAGGACTTGGAGGACGGTATGAGAATGAGGAACCAATGGTTGATTCGCACACCGCGAAAGTCCTTCTACGTGGCAGCAGCCTCATACGAGGAGAAGCAAGCCTGGATACAACACATACAGGACTGCCAGTCCAGTCTGCTGCAGAGCGGCAGCCGCAGCCCCGGGTCCACCTTCGCCGCTACCTGGATCCCCGACCAAGCCTCTGCCATCTGCATGCGGTGCTCCAACAGGTTCAGCGTGGCCCACCGTCGACACCACTGCAGAAAGTGCGGCTTCGTGGTCTGTGGCGCGTGCTCCAAGAAGCGAGCGGTGATCAGACACATTCACCCGACTAAGAGAGTGAGGGTCTGCACCACGTGTCACTCAGGCCTTTCGAGGACAGAGGCGGAGGCACAAGAGACACCTCGTCTGAGGGGAAACAGCACCGAGAAGATTGGCTGGGACGAAGACGACGTTGAAGAGtccagtgaagaagaggaggcagaggagcagaTGGAGGACCATGACCCCAGAAGGTGGATGGACTCCAAGATGGACTCCTGGTCCCCTTATGTCTACCTCAAACCAGAGCACGTGAGGCCCCCAAACGTGAGCACTTGA
- the pop4 gene encoding ribonuclease P protein subunit p29 isoform X2 — protein sequence MSCIHTCFKHAWGCFSSVQELKKALSVVVFSSGSPQNANMDEELVRAKIPRDLVKVLGVESQTSSKAQAFTQAFLKKSLQQHARYDLTNMLSHKAVILGYARPKKDKSKRNRKKAKGLNASQKRAMKIFHIRPEHQRYELFLPLHDLWRQYIIDLCGGLKPTSPQFVQQKLLKADFHGAIITVVRSKCPSYVGATGILVQEFKHVFKIITKEDKLKVIPKRNSVFAVEINGFISHIYGSKFEQRASERSAKKFKVRGTIDL from the exons ATGAGTTGTATTCACACCTGCTTTAAACACGCGTGGGGTTGTTTTTCTTCCGTACAGGAGCTGAAGAAGGCGCTCAGCGTGGTGGTGTTTTCCTCTGGAAGTCCGCAAAACGCGAACATGGACG AAGAACTTGTTCGAGCCAAGATTCCCCGTGATCTGGTGAAGGTTCTTGGTGTTGAG TCTCAGACCAGCTCCAAGGCACAGGCCTTCACCCAGGCCTTCCTGAAGAAGAGCCTTCAGCAGCACGCGCGATACGATCTGACCAACATGTTGAGTCACAAAGCTGTGATCCTGGGCTACGCCCGGCCCAAGAAGGACAAGTCAAAGAGAAACCGCAAGAAAGCCAAAGGACTGAACGCTTCGCAGAAGAGGGCAATGAAGATCTTCCACATCAGGCCTGAGCACCAGAG GTACGAGCTTTTCCTGCCTCTGCATGACCTCTGGAGACAGTACATTATTGACCTGTGCGGCGGATTGAAACCAACAAG TCCCCAGTTTGTGCAGCAGAAGCTTCTGAAGGCAGACTTCCATGGTGCCATCATCACAG tggtcCGCTCTAAATGCCCATCATACGTGGGGGCCACAGGGATTCTAGTCCAAGAGTTCAAACACGTCTTCAAAATCATCACCAAAGAAGACAAACTGAAAG TGATCCCTAAGAGGAACAGCGTGTTTGCAGTGGAGATCAACGGCTTCATCTCCCACATCTATGGCAGCAAGTTTGAGCAGCGAGCCAGTGAACGCTCGGCCAAGAAGTTTAAAGTGAGAGGAACCATCGATTTGTGA